In Candidatus Aminicenantes bacterium, the genomic stretch AAGGGTGAAGTTCATGGAGGTCATCGCCGAAAAATCGGGACTGGCGCCGGATGAATTGTGGGACGAGGAATCCTTGAAAAAGCACATCGGCCGGCAATTCCCCGACGAACCGCTGCCGCCGACGTTCGGCAAGATGCTGGAGCTGATGTTCGATTTTTATGTCGAAAAAACCCTCCTGGAACCGACGTTCGTCATCCATTATCCCAAGGCCATTTCACCGCTTTCCAAGGTGTCGCGCCTGGACGAGCGCGAAACCGAGCGCTTTGAGCTCTATGTCGCCGGCATGGAAATCGCCAACGGTTTTTCCGAGCTGAACGATCCGTTGGAGCAGCGGCGGCGATTCGAAGCGCAGTTGCAGGACCGGGAAAAAGGCGACGACGAAGCCCAGCTGATCGACAATAATTTCCTCAATGCCCTGGAATACGGCATGGCGCCGGCGGCCGGGGAGGGGATCGGCATCGACCGGCTGGTGATGCTCTATACGGGGGCGGCGACCATCAAGGAAGTCATCCTCTTTCCCCTGCTGAGACCACGGGAATGAAGTTCGAGTGGTTCATCGCCGTCAGGTACCTGAGCAAGGGACGAAAAAACTCTTTCATATCGATCATTTCCCTGGTGTCCATTCTGGGCATTGCCATCGGCGTGGCCGCGTTGATCATCGCCCTGGCCCTGATCAACGGTTTCCAGAACGACATCCGCAACCGCATCCTGAGCTCCTCGGCCCATATCATGATCAGCGACCGCCTGGGCGACGGCATCGAAAACTTTGCCGGCCTGGCGGCCCGGGTGGAAAAGGAATTTCCCGGCATTAAAACCGTCATGCCGGTGGTCTACGGGACCGTCCTGGTCAAGGGCCGAGGCCGGGAGGTAACCGGCGCCGTTTTCCGCGCCATGGACCTGAAGCAGGCGAAAAAGGAAAACTGGCTGAATCGGCTCGAGTACGGCGTCCTGCCCGCCAACGAGCGGGAACTGCTGATCGGCAGGGAAATGGCCTTGAAAATGAATCTCTTCTCCGGTGACAGCTGCCTGGTGATCTCGCCGCAGGCGGCCCTGTCGCCGCTGGGCATGATCCCCCGTTTCAAAAAATTCAGGATTTCCGGAATTTTCAAATCCGGGCTCTTCGAGTTCGACAACGGCACGGTCATCTCAGGCTTGGCCGCCGGCCAGAAGCTGTTCTCGCTGCCCGGCCGCATCAACTACCTGCAGATCAACCTGGACGATATTTTCAGCGCCGAAGCCGTCGCCGGCCGCATGCGCAAGTCCCTGCCGATCCAGTACGCGGTCATCACCTGGCAGGAATTGAACCAGTCCCTCTATTCGGCCTTGCAGCTTGAGAAAACCGTGCTTTTCTTCACCCTGACCCTGATCATCGTCGTCGCCTCGCTGAACATCGTCGCCGGTTT encodes the following:
- a CDS encoding ABC transporter permease, translating into MKFEWFIAVRYLSKGRKNSFISIISLVSILGIAIGVAALIIALALINGFQNDIRNRILSSSAHIMISDRLGDGIENFAGLAARVEKEFPGIKTVMPVVYGTVLVKGRGREVTGAVFRAMDLKQAKKENWLNRLEYGVLPANERELLIGREMALKMNLFSGDSCLVISPQAALSPLGMIPRFKKFRISGIFKSGLFEFDNGTVISGLAAGQKLFSLPGRINYLQINLDDIFSAEAVAGRMRKSLPIQYAVITWQELNQSLYSALQLEKTVLFFTLTLIIVVASLNIVAGLILLVMQKIRDIGILLSYGTTAAQVKKIFFIQGAVIGVLGTALGALLGLGFCFLANRYELIKVPAEIYQVSYVPFRLGAFDLLAVILVSLLISFGATLIPARKAAQVSVVEAVKYE
- the lysS gene encoding lysine--tRNA ligase (class II; LysRS2; catalyzes a two-step reaction, first charging a lysine molecule by linking its carboxyl group to the alpha-phosphate of ATP, followed by transfer of the aminoacyl-adenylate to its tRNA; in Methanosarcina barkeri, LysRS2 charges both tRNA molecules for lysine that exist in this organism and in addition can charge the tRNAPyl with lysine in the presence of LysRS1) encodes the protein RVKFMEVIAEKSGLAPDELWDEESLKKHIGRQFPDEPLPPTFGKMLELMFDFYVEKTLLEPTFVIHYPKAISPLSKVSRLDERETERFELYVAGMEIANGFSELNDPLEQRRRFEAQLQDREKGDDEAQLIDNNFLNALEYGMAPAAGEGIGIDRLVMLYTGAATIKEVILFPLLRPRE